Proteins encoded by one window of Chondromyces crocatus:
- a CDS encoding zinc-ribbon domain-containing protein, with the protein MKITCQSCQSKYTVSDEKVQGKTVKIKCRKCGATILVNSSGAVAGTGGGIADPVSAAGVPGDATTYLVNVAEGDQRTLSLPELVSLYQSGAVTADTYVWADGMADWQPLGQVESIVSALSGGTSADVAPAYSTASEPVAAPSAAAAPAYGATSGYGAGPSSGGGVSAEAVAASAPRAARRDPAKPSADLFGAGGRESQRPSDDVATSAPLFSGGGGAGRREENSVLFSLSALTSKSSTVSASPPAKTTARGDDSGLIDLKALAAGAPAPSPAAAIVQDDGGLFQLSAPIGALGAPASAAPSVAPIADTPPKNRGPMFVGVGIAVAGLAIAGAFFAAKGGDPQVQTTGAETPAPVQTTAPTPEPTPEPTPSAIDPGATAAAPTASASASAVAASKPVTSRPASGGSTTKSGSGSGAASKPPTAATPAATAKPPARGNCGCRPDDLMCNMQCSAKGK; encoded by the coding sequence ATGAAGATCACCTGCCAGTCCTGCCAGTCGAAGTACACGGTCTCGGACGAGAAGGTCCAAGGCAAAACCGTCAAGATCAAGTGCCGCAAGTGCGGTGCGACGATCCTGGTGAACAGCTCCGGGGCGGTGGCCGGGACTGGAGGCGGCATCGCCGATCCGGTGTCGGCCGCCGGAGTTCCGGGCGACGCCACGACGTACCTGGTCAACGTGGCCGAGGGAGATCAGCGCACGCTGTCGCTCCCGGAGCTCGTGTCGCTCTACCAGAGCGGCGCCGTCACCGCCGATACATACGTGTGGGCGGATGGAATGGCGGACTGGCAACCGCTCGGGCAGGTCGAGTCGATCGTGTCCGCGTTGAGCGGTGGCACGTCGGCTGACGTTGCACCTGCCTACAGCACGGCCTCTGAGCCCGTGGCCGCTCCGAGCGCGGCTGCTGCGCCCGCATACGGCGCCACGTCGGGCTACGGAGCAGGGCCCTCCTCGGGGGGCGGGGTGTCGGCCGAGGCGGTGGCTGCCTCCGCACCGCGCGCAGCGCGTCGGGATCCTGCCAAGCCGAGCGCCGATCTCTTCGGCGCGGGCGGGCGGGAGTCGCAGCGACCCAGCGACGACGTGGCCACGAGCGCGCCGCTCTTCAGCGGTGGCGGTGGCGCGGGGCGCAGGGAGGAGAATTCGGTCCTGTTTTCGCTGTCGGCCCTCACGTCGAAGTCGTCGACGGTCTCGGCTTCGCCTCCAGCGAAGACGACGGCGCGCGGCGACGACTCGGGCCTCATCGATCTGAAGGCGCTGGCAGCAGGGGCGCCCGCTCCCTCGCCTGCAGCCGCGATCGTGCAGGATGACGGCGGGCTGTTCCAGCTCAGCGCGCCGATCGGTGCCCTCGGCGCGCCCGCATCGGCCGCGCCGTCGGTTGCGCCCATCGCCGACACGCCCCCCAAGAACCGAGGCCCGATGTTCGTGGGCGTCGGGATCGCAGTGGCAGGTCTGGCCATCGCTGGTGCGTTCTTCGCCGCCAAGGGGGGAGATCCGCAGGTGCAGACGACGGGGGCCGAGACGCCAGCGCCCGTGCAGACCACGGCGCCCACGCCCGAGCCCACGCCCGAGCCCACGCCGAGCGCGATCGATCCAGGGGCCACGGCGGCGGCACCGACGGCGAGCGCGAGCGCGAGTGCCGTGGCCGCGTCGAAGCCGGTCACCTCGCGTCCGGCGAGCGGTGGAAGCACCACGAAGTCGGGCTCCGGGAGCGGCGCTGCGTCGAAGCCTCCCACCGCAGCGACGCCGGCGGCGACGGCCAAGCCGCCTGCCCGTGGGAACTGCGGCTGCCGTCCTGACGATCTGATGTGCAACATGCAGTGCTCTGCCAAGGGCAAGTAG
- a CDS encoding alpha/beta fold hydrolase, with protein MWRASHRVDLGDVTLAYEVSDERPPAVSAAARADVEPIAARPLVIAAHGFPDDATTFHAQVPALVAAGYRVVTPTLRGYAPSGVPRSGRYDPVTIARDLLALADRLSPGTPVRFVGHDWGAVAGFALVALAPHRVSHFAALAIPHLRALLPRMVTPAQLRRSWYMGLFQIPGVAEARLRAADLALVDRLWRDWSPGHVASVEELRSVKRGIRERIGPVLGYYRAIPCVLSGPERRLLLAPTTVATLRLHGMDDGCIGVACGRGEERFYEGRFESRQIVNAGHFLQRERPEEVNEALTSFFAC; from the coding sequence GTGTGGCGAGCTTCTCATCGCGTCGATCTCGGTGATGTGACGCTGGCGTACGAGGTCAGTGACGAACGTCCACCCGCTGTCTCGGCGGCCGCTCGTGCTGATGTCGAGCCGATCGCTGCGCGTCCTCTGGTGATCGCGGCGCATGGCTTTCCCGACGACGCGACGACGTTCCATGCACAGGTGCCAGCGCTGGTCGCCGCCGGGTATCGCGTGGTGACGCCCACGCTGCGGGGTTACGCGCCGAGCGGTGTCCCGCGGAGCGGTCGGTACGACCCTGTCACCATCGCGCGCGATCTGCTCGCGCTCGCCGATCGGCTCTCACCTGGGACGCCCGTGAGGTTCGTCGGACACGACTGGGGGGCGGTCGCGGGCTTTGCGCTCGTGGCGCTCGCCCCTCATCGGGTCTCGCATTTCGCCGCCCTGGCCATCCCTCACCTGCGCGCCTTGCTGCCACGGATGGTCACCCCGGCGCAGCTCCGACGCTCCTGGTACATGGGCCTCTTTCAGATACCGGGCGTCGCCGAGGCGCGCTTGCGCGCAGCCGATCTGGCGCTCGTGGACCGGCTCTGGCGTGACTGGTCGCCTGGCCACGTTGCCTCGGTGGAGGAGCTCCGCTCCGTCAAGCGAGGCATCCGTGAGCGCATCGGACCGGTGCTCGGCTACTACCGGGCCATCCCGTGCGTTCTCTCGGGGCCGGAGAGGCGCTTGCTGCTCGCGCCGACGACAGTCGCGACCCTTCGCCTTCACGGCATGGACGATGGCTGCATCGGCGTGGCGTGTGGTCGCGGAGAGGAGCGCTTCTACGAAGGTCGCTTCGAGTCGCGACAGATCGTGAACGCAGGACACTTTCTCCAGCGCGAGCGGCCAGAGGAAGTGAACGAAGCGTTGACGTCGTTCTTTGCCTGCTGA
- the rimI gene encoding ribosomal protein S18-alanine N-acetyltransferase: protein MTSSPAGGEVSVTRLSSESGGLDEVDGVALSAFDHPQFSVREELSRPWSRSWVARRGGDAVAFVIAWHVADEIHVLNVATLPAARRQGLARLLMQEVFAYAREHQARLLLLEVRRSNAAALWLYRGLGFHTLSVRVGYYGDNGEDAIEMIAVLDQTTGELLPGKDEVPFPC from the coding sequence GTGACGTCGAGCCCCGCCGGGGGCGAGGTCTCGGTGACGCGGCTGTCGTCCGAGTCGGGGGGGCTCGACGAGGTCGATGGGGTGGCGCTCTCGGCGTTCGATCATCCGCAGTTCTCCGTGCGGGAGGAGCTGTCGCGACCGTGGTCGCGGAGCTGGGTGGCACGGCGTGGCGGGGACGCGGTGGCGTTCGTGATCGCGTGGCACGTGGCGGACGAGATCCACGTGCTGAACGTGGCGACGCTGCCCGCGGCGCGTCGTCAGGGGCTGGCGCGGCTGCTGATGCAGGAGGTGTTCGCCTACGCGCGGGAGCACCAGGCGAGGCTCTTGCTGCTGGAGGTGAGGCGCTCGAACGCGGCGGCGCTGTGGCTCTACCGGGGGCTGGGGTTCCACACGCTGTCGGTGCGCGTCGGGTACTACGGAGACAATGGCGAAGACGCGATCGAGATGATCGCCGTGCTGGATCAGACGACGGGGGAGCTGCTTCCCGGGAAGGACGAGGTGCCGTTCCCTTGCTGA
- a CDS encoding quinone oxidoreductase family protein, giving the protein MFAIRPHQPGGPEILKLEELPTPAPAVGEVLVRIEAAGVNFIDIYHRSGQYPMPQPMPLGLEGAGVVEAVGEGVTEVGVGERVAWAAGPGSYASHVVIPSSKLVPVPEGVDARMAAAAMLQGMTAQYLAKTTWPLRPGDLCLIHAAAGGVGLLLCQMARRAGAFVIGTVSTEEKAALARDAGAHEVIVYTQQDFAEETQRLVGGKGVSVVYDSVGRDTFERSLSCLRRRGMLVLYGQSSGPVGPFDPQLLARHGSLFLTRPTLGDYTATREDLLTRASDVLLGIQKGELTLRIGVTYPLAQAAEAHSALGGRATSGKILLLPD; this is encoded by the coding sequence ATGTTCGCGATCCGACCGCATCAGCCGGGTGGCCCCGAGATCCTGAAGCTCGAAGAGCTCCCCACGCCGGCGCCGGCGGTGGGGGAGGTGCTCGTTCGCATCGAGGCTGCGGGGGTCAATTTCATCGATATCTACCACCGGAGTGGTCAGTACCCCATGCCGCAGCCCATGCCCCTGGGGCTGGAAGGGGCCGGTGTGGTCGAGGCCGTCGGCGAGGGCGTCACCGAAGTGGGGGTCGGAGAGCGCGTGGCGTGGGCCGCCGGGCCTGGGTCCTATGCGTCGCACGTGGTGATTCCTTCCTCCAAGCTGGTCCCGGTGCCGGAAGGGGTCGATGCGCGCATGGCGGCCGCGGCCATGCTGCAAGGGATGACCGCCCAGTACCTGGCGAAGACGACGTGGCCGCTTCGTCCTGGGGACCTGTGCTTGATCCACGCCGCTGCCGGGGGCGTGGGCTTGCTGCTCTGCCAGATGGCCCGGCGCGCCGGGGCGTTCGTCATCGGGACCGTGTCGACAGAGGAGAAGGCGGCCCTCGCGCGAGACGCGGGGGCCCACGAGGTGATCGTCTACACGCAGCAGGATTTCGCGGAAGAGACGCAGCGGCTCGTGGGAGGGAAGGGCGTCTCGGTGGTCTACGACTCCGTCGGACGAGATACGTTCGAGCGCAGCCTGTCGTGTCTACGACGTCGGGGGATGCTGGTGCTCTACGGTCAGTCGAGTGGCCCGGTGGGGCCATTCGACCCGCAGCTCCTCGCGCGTCACGGCTCGTTGTTCCTCACGCGCCCCACGCTCGGAGATTACACGGCGACCCGGGAAGATCTGCTCACCCGCGCGAGTGACGTGCTGCTCGGCATTCAGAAAGGAGAGCTGACCCTCCGCATTGGTGTGACGTATCCCCTGGCCCAGGCGGCCGAAGCGCATTCGGCCCTCGGGGGACGCGCCACGTCGGGAAAGATCCTGCTGCTTCCGGACTGA
- a CDS encoding FAD-dependent oxidoreductase has protein sequence MRTLPLEARAPERPSMDPHAGVKVFADYRGELRARCEVLVVGSGPSGAVVAKELAEAGRDVILLEEGPPFGLKDFRQEAGESMSRMLREGGMRTTRGQTFIPTMQAIALGGGSVMNSAICARSPAWVFDKWGEVSGTSSITREALDPHYERVEAFLGVEPTAQEVMGRRNLLFKQGCDALGLSSEPTFRNVRGCKGSAECFTGCRHGAKRSMDVSYVPAAIRAGARVFSSVRAERLIMEGRRAVGMRGRVVEPFTGRETHMATIHADTVVLAAGCMATPLLLLRSGVGNSSGYVGRELQLHPGLAVMAVFPERIDPWAGATQGYHSLHFLEEGLKLEVLWSPPAVLAARFPGLGHELQRYFQAYDRMAPFDVIIAAERSRGSVRLRRGTLEPDIRFDLDQRDVERLQRGLGYLSDICWAAGAEAVMPGLFGVPDLLKSREEAEVLRQMKLTARHTITAGNHAFGTARMSHQARDGVVDEWGRCHETENVYVADTSVFPGSPAVNPMLTCMALADRIARGIAVRW, from the coding sequence ATGAGGACGCTCCCTCTGGAGGCACGCGCACCGGAGCGGCCTTCGATGGATCCGCACGCCGGTGTGAAGGTGTTCGCGGATTACCGAGGTGAGCTGCGGGCGCGGTGCGAGGTGCTGGTCGTCGGCTCGGGGCCGAGCGGCGCGGTGGTGGCGAAGGAGCTCGCCGAGGCGGGCAGGGACGTGATCCTGCTCGAGGAGGGGCCGCCCTTCGGGCTGAAGGACTTCCGGCAGGAGGCGGGCGAGTCGATGTCCCGCATGCTGCGCGAAGGCGGGATGCGGACGACGCGCGGGCAGACGTTCATCCCGACGATGCAGGCCATCGCGCTCGGGGGGGGGTCGGTGATGAACTCGGCGATCTGCGCGCGCTCGCCAGCGTGGGTGTTCGACAAGTGGGGAGAGGTGTCGGGCACGTCGTCGATCACGCGCGAGGCGCTGGATCCCCACTACGAGCGGGTCGAGGCGTTCCTCGGCGTGGAGCCGACCGCGCAGGAGGTGATGGGGCGGCGCAACCTCCTGTTCAAGCAGGGGTGTGATGCGCTCGGTCTATCGAGCGAGCCGACGTTCCGGAACGTGCGTGGATGCAAGGGGTCGGCGGAGTGCTTCACGGGCTGCCGGCACGGGGCGAAGCGATCGATGGACGTGTCGTACGTGCCTGCGGCGATCCGGGCGGGGGCGCGGGTGTTCTCGAGCGTGCGTGCGGAGCGGTTGATCATGGAGGGGCGGCGCGCGGTGGGAATGCGGGGCCGGGTGGTGGAGCCGTTCACGGGGCGGGAGACGCACATGGCGACGATCCATGCCGACACCGTGGTGCTCGCGGCCGGGTGCATGGCGACACCGCTCTTGCTGCTCCGGAGCGGGGTGGGGAACTCGAGCGGCTATGTGGGGCGGGAGCTGCAACTCCACCCGGGGCTGGCAGTGATGGCGGTGTTCCCGGAGCGGATCGATCCGTGGGCGGGGGCGACGCAGGGGTACCACTCGCTGCACTTCCTGGAGGAAGGGCTGAAGCTGGAGGTGCTCTGGTCGCCGCCCGCGGTGCTCGCGGCACGCTTTCCTGGGCTGGGGCACGAGCTGCAGCGCTACTTCCAGGCCTACGACCGGATGGCTCCCTTCGATGTGATCATCGCTGCGGAGCGGTCGCGTGGGTCCGTGCGCCTGCGACGGGGGACCCTGGAGCCGGACATCCGGTTCGACCTGGATCAGCGGGATGTGGAGCGGCTGCAGCGCGGGCTGGGGTATCTCTCCGACATCTGCTGGGCGGCGGGGGCGGAGGCGGTCATGCCCGGGCTGTTCGGCGTCCCCGATCTGCTGAAGTCGCGGGAAGAGGCGGAGGTCCTGCGGCAGATGAAGCTCACCGCACGGCACACCATCACCGCGGGGAACCACGCCTTCGGGACGGCGCGCATGTCCCATCAGGCGCGTGATGGCGTGGTGGACGAGTGGGGGCGGTGTCACGAGACGGAAAATGTGTACGTCGCCGACACGAGTGTGTTTCCCGGTAGTCCGGCGGTGAACCCGATGCTGACGTGCATGGCGCTCGCCGACAGGATCGCGCGCGGAATCGCCGTGCGCTGGTGA
- a CDS encoding vWA domain-containing protein → MGALGEIGRRGIAGAVLGGLGALALTIGLGACSEEELGGPRPGTVIKPPDGDGIDLGEGTSPPPLDSEGYCGNQIHQPVREVSNIYFLIDASGSMSTSAGSGTTRYQRVQGAAVNLVRQLGSLINVGGAVFPIGGGGEDGCGVGGEVLAVRPGDPYVKGQGKGPTTRALEGALSVSPLGGTPLAATLEALTPGLAALEGRTIVVLATDGGPNCNYEASCSASDCIPYVEGACGSTCCSPQGLAGPSGCVDRANAVAAVSALAARGITVYVIGIPGSEVYGGVLDQLAVAGGAPQFVSPFYYKVDDLGSLGGVLAEIAGGVISCAFDLQSEPPEEGMTNVYLDGKVLPYGEENGWRWTSPTVVELTGDACEALKLGQVREVQIVSGCPTEAAK, encoded by the coding sequence ATGGGCGCGCTGGGCGAGATCGGGAGGCGTGGGATCGCCGGGGCGGTGCTGGGGGGGCTGGGCGCGCTCGCGCTGACCATCGGGTTGGGAGCCTGCTCCGAGGAGGAGCTGGGGGGTCCACGTCCGGGCACGGTGATCAAGCCGCCCGACGGTGATGGGATCGATCTGGGGGAGGGGACGAGCCCGCCTCCGCTGGACTCCGAGGGGTACTGCGGGAACCAGATCCACCAGCCGGTGCGCGAGGTGTCGAACATTTACTTCCTGATCGATGCGTCGGGGAGCATGTCGACGTCGGCCGGCTCGGGAACGACCCGGTACCAGCGGGTGCAAGGCGCCGCGGTGAACCTGGTGCGTCAGCTGGGGTCGCTGATCAACGTCGGTGGCGCGGTGTTCCCGATCGGAGGCGGCGGCGAGGACGGTTGCGGGGTCGGGGGGGAGGTCCTGGCGGTCCGGCCCGGAGACCCGTACGTGAAGGGGCAAGGGAAGGGGCCGACGACGCGGGCGCTCGAGGGGGCGCTGTCGGTGAGTCCGCTGGGCGGGACACCGCTCGCAGCGACGCTGGAGGCGCTGACGCCAGGGCTCGCTGCGCTGGAAGGGCGGACGATCGTGGTGCTCGCGACCGACGGGGGGCCGAACTGCAACTACGAGGCGTCGTGCTCGGCGAGCGACTGCATCCCGTATGTGGAGGGGGCCTGCGGCTCGACTTGCTGTAGCCCTCAGGGGCTCGCAGGACCGTCGGGGTGCGTGGACCGGGCGAACGCCGTGGCCGCGGTGTCGGCGCTCGCGGCGCGCGGGATCACCGTCTACGTGATCGGCATCCCCGGGAGCGAGGTGTACGGCGGGGTGCTGGATCAGCTCGCGGTCGCTGGGGGTGCGCCGCAGTTCGTGAGCCCGTTCTACTACAAGGTGGATGATCTGGGCTCGCTGGGCGGCGTGCTGGCAGAGATCGCGGGCGGGGTGATCTCGTGCGCGTTCGATCTGCAATCGGAGCCTCCGGAGGAGGGGATGACGAACGTGTACCTCGACGGGAAGGTGCTTCCTTACGGCGAGGAGAACGGGTGGAGGTGGACCTCGCCGACCGTGGTGGAGCTGACGGGAGACGCGTGTGAGGCGCTGAAGCTCGGTCAGGTGCGCGAGGTGCAGATCGTGTCGGGTTGCCCGACCGAGGCCGCGAAGTGA
- a CDS encoding sigma 54-interacting transcriptional regulator: protein MLLVEDEPDQAAILEAVLRHEGLEVVVASSGEQALEVHQRTPADVLVTDLNLPGMTGVDLMRRLNTRDPEAPEPKVPPPAVVMVTGSGSIASAVDALKLGAADYLQKPLDPARLVSLVRELLRSDGVPVALGDEEDGQLVFEGMIGGSQKMRDVFARIERVGATMAPVLIVGESGTGKELVARAIHNRSRRRNGPFVPVHTGAIPRELIGSELFGHEKGSFTGAFSAAEGKFEAAAGGTIFLDEVGTMDSAVQVSLLRVLETYRFTRVGGRKEIEADVRVVAATNKDLLDLVDENVFREDLYYRLNVFTITLPPLRERREDVHPIGERYLVKFARRYGTPARRLSEAAIQRLGEHDWPGNVRELRNVMEQTALFAPGEIVGADDVQIGQGRIERRAGHAHGPRSEAQGRAPVPSSTAGVPSGVAASWPGQAPPRSEAGPGSWNVNAAWPQGRAPEGGTPPSINAGTAPLSADGTISGWAAPTFDPQRTPGTLVTHLDAGAEPATLSSAGPVTTVSSTLVGEPRIATPMPVVATPPLGQVPRTAEGGVREHEPTRESGDAGEHPLVLRLPVGTRLADAERQLILLTLEAVRGNKQRAARVLGISRRGLYSKLQAYGEHVGGQEAQGAPEAAEPQEAGETEPQEGADEVQASTEEHAGDEGGTRDAT, encoded by the coding sequence GTGCTTCTCGTGGAGGACGAGCCCGATCAGGCCGCCATCCTCGAGGCGGTGCTTCGCCACGAAGGGCTGGAGGTGGTGGTTGCATCGAGCGGGGAGCAAGCACTCGAGGTGCATCAGCGGACGCCAGCCGACGTGCTGGTCACGGACCTGAACCTCCCCGGCATGACCGGTGTGGATCTGATGCGGCGCCTGAACACGCGCGACCCCGAGGCGCCCGAGCCTAAGGTACCTCCGCCGGCTGTGGTGATGGTCACCGGGTCGGGCTCGATCGCCAGCGCGGTGGATGCTCTGAAGCTCGGTGCTGCCGACTACCTGCAGAAGCCGCTGGATCCGGCGCGCCTGGTCTCGCTCGTTCGGGAGCTCTTGCGCTCGGACGGTGTGCCGGTGGCACTCGGCGATGAGGAGGACGGTCAGCTCGTCTTCGAGGGCATGATCGGTGGCTCGCAGAAGATGCGCGATGTCTTCGCGCGCATCGAGCGTGTCGGCGCGACCATGGCGCCGGTGCTGATCGTCGGCGAGAGCGGGACGGGCAAGGAGCTGGTGGCGCGCGCGATCCACAACCGGAGCCGCCGCCGCAACGGGCCGTTCGTGCCGGTGCACACGGGGGCGATCCCGCGTGAGCTGATCGGCAGCGAACTCTTCGGCCACGAGAAGGGATCGTTCACCGGGGCGTTCTCTGCCGCAGAAGGAAAATTCGAAGCGGCCGCGGGCGGGACCATCTTCCTCGACGAGGTGGGGACGATGGACTCGGCGGTCCAGGTCAGCTTGCTGCGCGTGCTCGAGACCTACCGCTTCACCCGGGTCGGTGGGCGCAAAGAGATCGAGGCCGACGTGCGGGTGGTCGCAGCGACGAACAAGGATCTGCTCGACCTGGTGGACGAGAACGTCTTCCGAGAAGATCTGTACTACCGGCTCAACGTCTTCACGATCACCTTGCCGCCGCTCCGGGAGCGGCGTGAGGACGTGCATCCGATCGGCGAGCGCTACCTGGTGAAGTTCGCGCGTCGCTACGGCACGCCGGCGCGTCGGCTCAGCGAGGCGGCGATCCAGCGGCTGGGGGAGCACGATTGGCCCGGCAACGTGCGCGAGTTGCGTAACGTCATGGAGCAGACGGCGCTGTTCGCGCCAGGCGAGATCGTGGGCGCGGACGATGTCCAGATCGGTCAGGGCCGCATCGAGCGGCGGGCTGGCCACGCACACGGGCCGCGCTCGGAGGCGCAAGGCCGAGCGCCCGTGCCGTCGAGTACGGCAGGGGTACCTTCCGGGGTGGCCGCGAGCTGGCCTGGTCAGGCTCCGCCGCGCTCGGAGGCGGGCCCCGGCTCGTGGAACGTGAACGCCGCGTGGCCGCAAGGTCGCGCTCCAGAGGGGGGCACGCCCCCGTCGATCAACGCGGGGACGGCGCCGCTCTCGGCAGATGGGACCATCTCGGGATGGGCTGCGCCTACCTTCGACCCGCAGAGGACACCGGGGACCCTGGTCACCCACCTGGATGCCGGGGCAGAACCGGCGACGCTGTCGTCGGCGGGTCCGGTGACGACGGTGTCGTCGACCCTCGTCGGTGAGCCGCGGATCGCGACTCCCATGCCGGTGGTCGCGACCCCTCCCCTCGGACAGGTGCCGCGGACAGCGGAGGGCGGCGTGCGGGAGCACGAGCCTACCCGAGAGAGTGGTGATGCAGGGGAGCATCCGCTGGTGCTCCGGTTGCCCGTGGGGACACGGCTGGCGGACGCCGAGCGGCAGCTCATCCTGCTGACGCTGGAGGCGGTTCGCGGCAACAAGCAACGCGCGGCGCGGGTGCTCGGCATCAGCCGACGTGGCCTCTACTCCAAGCTCCAGGCTTACGGTGAGCACGTTGGAGGACAGGAGGCGCAAGGGGCGCCGGAAGCGGCCGAGCCGCAAGAGGCGGGCGAGACCGAGCCGCAGGAGGGAGCCGACGAGGTCCAAGCCAGCACCGAGGAGCACGCGGGTGACGAAGGAGGAACTCGCGACGCGACGTGA
- a CDS encoding FadR/GntR family transcriptional regulator, translating to MSFVQAPSGELQRVTDAILARIVGGTYPSGLKLPSEADLAGELGCGRSTIREALRNLTALGVVRSRRGSGALVLDFRRDGTPALLPPYVLAGRFDRPVETLALELLRLRAMLAREAVRLAARYAPSGAMAEARSILAGAPSEKDPARHALMELDLFRAIVCSSGIWPAVWLANSFWAPMRELQAMLAPAVGLPPSDFEPTMGRLLELIEAREAEAAELHLEAWLARVDAEILGAMARALGEDDAKRKGGTP from the coding sequence GTGTCCTTCGTTCAGGCGCCTTCAGGGGAGTTGCAGCGGGTCACGGACGCCATCCTCGCCCGGATCGTCGGAGGCACTTATCCAAGTGGGCTGAAGCTGCCCTCCGAGGCCGATCTGGCGGGAGAGCTGGGTTGCGGGAGGAGCACGATCCGGGAGGCACTGCGAAACTTGACGGCCCTCGGTGTGGTGAGGAGTCGCCGGGGATCGGGGGCGCTGGTGCTGGACTTCCGGCGAGATGGGACGCCGGCACTGCTGCCTCCCTACGTGTTGGCGGGGCGGTTCGATCGGCCCGTGGAGACGCTGGCGCTGGAGCTTCTGCGGCTGCGCGCCATGCTCGCGCGGGAGGCGGTGCGGCTGGCCGCGCGGTACGCGCCGTCTGGCGCGATGGCGGAGGCGCGCTCGATCCTGGCGGGCGCCCCCTCGGAGAAGGATCCGGCGCGGCATGCGCTGATGGAGCTGGATCTGTTCCGCGCCATCGTGTGCTCGAGCGGGATCTGGCCGGCGGTGTGGCTGGCGAACTCGTTCTGGGCGCCGATGCGTGAGCTGCAGGCGATGCTGGCGCCTGCCGTCGGGCTGCCGCCGAGCGATTTCGAGCCGACGATGGGGCGTCTGCTGGAACTGATCGAGGCGCGTGAGGCCGAGGCGGCGGAGCTCCACCTGGAGGCATGGCTCGCCCGGGTGGACGCAGAGATTCTGGGGGCGATGGCGCGGGCGCTGGGTGAAGACGATGCAAAGAGGAAAGGGGGTACGCCATGA